GCATCATTTTTGGGAGACGAAAGAATAATTTTGAGATATTCCTTAACCAATGTATAGGTCTTTCCCGATCCTGCAGATGCATCATATATAGAGAAAGACGGACTTTGCATAAGTTTGGTTTTTCGTACGGTAAAAATAACACAATAAATATTAAAACCCAATTATGTAAAATTCCAAATTCCAATATCTGTAAGCAATGAACGCTTCAAATATTGGAATTTGGAATTTATATTTTAGATTTTTAAAACCTAATTATGCTGTTTTAGGAAATGCTCTTTTATTAAAAACCAATAAGATTCCAACTCCTGTTGAAATCGCCATATCGGCTACATTGAAAATTGCATTGAAAAAAGCAAAATGTTTACCTCCAAAAATCGGTAACCAAGTTGGCAAATTCCCTTCCCAAATAGGAAAATAAAACATATCTACTACTAATCCATGAAACCATGATCCGTATGGAGTTGGCGAGAAAAGAGTTGCTAAACTATGTGTACTGTCATCGAAAATCACTCCGTAAAACACAGAATCAATAATATTTCCTGCTGCACCGGCAAAGATTAATGCAATAGCAACTATCAAATAAGTAGAATGACGCTTTTTTATAGCATCAGCTAACCAATATCCAATTCCGAAAACGGCGAAGATCCTAAAAACTGTCAAAATCAATTTACCGTATTCTCCGGGAATCTTTGTTCCCCAAGCCATTCCTTCATTTTCAATAAAATGAATTCTGAACCAATCAGCAATAACAACTTCTTCACCTAAAACAAAGTTTGTTTTTACATAGATTTTTGAAAGCTGATCAACAATTAAAACTAAGAATATAAGGAAATACGCTTTTCGTAATGTCATTTTAAATTTTTTTGATGCGCAAAAGTAACAATTTAATCAAAAAAAACGCCCCTTATGGAGCGTTAATTCTTTTGTAATAAAACCAAACCTGTATTGTTCAGTTTTAATTCTATACTATATTCTATTTTTTAACAACTGCTTTAGCTGGTGCTTTTGGACTATCTGCAAAGAAATCCGATATCGACTTAAGCAATCCCTTGCCTTCTTTTCCGGCAGTTGCTTTTTTGGCCTCAGCCTTTTTTACATCAGCTTTGAACTTGATTCGTAATTTTTCAAATTCTTTCATTCTACTCTCAACATCAAAGTTCACCTCTTTAAATTTCAATACTTTAGCCATAGTACAAGTTGTTTATAGTGAATAAATAAAATCATTCATAATTGGGTATTACAATAATACATAAATTAATTTAAATTTGTTAATAAAAATTAACATTTGTTTAGCTAAAAAAGCTATATTTATCACACCAAACATACAAAAACGAATTATTTTTAATCACTCTCCTAAATCCTACAAAATATGAATGAAATCACAACCACCTTGAACGATTTTTTAGTGAACACAAAATCCAGCGCTGCATTAATTCTAAATGGAAAAGGAAAACTAATCACTTCTCTTCACTTGGATTACGGAGACAGCATTGCAGCAATGAGCGCAGCAATCTTATCGATGAGCGAGAAATTCTTAATCGACTTAGATAAGGGAGCACTAAAACAACTCTTCCTGAAAACCTCTGAAGGAGTTGTAATTGGAAATAAAATAAGCGGCACAAATTTTATAATTGCTTTTTCCAGAGACGGAAGCAATCTGGGCTTATTAATGCGTTCAACAGATGAAGTAGCAGCCGAACTAAGCAAAAATTCCCTATTAAAATAACATAAATCTATTAACCCAACAAACCCACTAAACTATGAGTAACGACTTCTTAAACGTGTTTTTAAATGAAATGAAAACTAACGTAAACGGCTTTATTGCAGTAGCTGTAACCGAAATTGAATCAGGACTAAGCTTTGGAAATCTAACAATAGACCCAGGTTTTGATCCTGAACTTGCTGCAGCTTACAACCTTGAAGTTGTAAAAGCAAAATTAAGCGCCGTAAAAGCCTTAAACCTAAATCAGGAAATCGAAGATATTTTGATTACATTATCAAATCAAATTCATATTATCGATATTTCTCCTAACAAAAAATTCATGATTTATCTTGCGGCAGATTCTACAAAAGCAAATTTAGGAATGACGAGAGCTATTTTAAGAAAACACAAATTAGACTTAGAGAAAAACCTAGCGTAATAAACTTCGTTTTTTATTAATTAGAACTGTTCAGATTATGAACAGTTCTAATTAAAATATACCCTTCCACCCGCAATCTTCCTGCGTTTCGATCTTCTTACAAAAACACATACTCTTTATTTTGGCTTATTTGTAATAATTATAAATAATTTCTTTCAAAATAAAAAAACCCAATCTTTAAACAGTTTCGTAAAACATTAAACAAAAAAAACGCC
This genomic window from Flavobacterium sp. 9 contains:
- a CDS encoding lipoprotein signal peptidase — protein: MTLRKAYFLIFLVLIVDQLSKIYVKTNFVLGEEVVIADWFRIHFIENEGMAWGTKIPGEYGKLILTVFRIFAVFGIGYWLADAIKKRHSTYLIVAIALIFAGAAGNIIDSVFYGVIFDDSTHSLATLFSPTPYGSWFHGLVVDMFYFPIWEGNLPTWLPIFGGKHFAFFNAIFNVADMAISTGVGILLVFNKRAFPKTA
- a CDS encoding roadblock/LC7 domain-containing protein, whose protein sequence is MNEITTTLNDFLVNTKSSAALILNGKGKLITSLHLDYGDSIAAMSAAILSMSEKFLIDLDKGALKQLFLKTSEGVVIGNKISGTNFIIAFSRDGSNLGLLMRSTDEVAAELSKNSLLK